A stretch of the Rosa rugosa chromosome 5, drRosRugo1.1, whole genome shotgun sequence genome encodes the following:
- the LOC133710535 gene encoding major strawberry allergen Fra a 1.08-like, with the protein MGVFTYESEFTSVIPPARLFKAFVLDADNLIPKIAPQAVKSAEILEGDGGVGTIKKINLGEGSEYSYVKHQIDGIDKDNFVYKYSMIEGDAISDKIEKISYETKLVASSDGGSIIKSTSNYHTKGDVEIKEEHVKAGKERAAGLFKIIESHLLANPDVYN; encoded by the coding sequence ATGGGTGTCTTCACTTATGAATCTGAGTTCACCTCTGTCATTCCACCAGCTAGGTTGTTCAAGGCCTTTGTCCTTGACGCCGACAACCTCATCCCCAAGATTGCTCCCCAAGCAGTTAAGAGTgctgagattcttgaaggtgaTGGAGGTGTTGGAACCATCAAGAAGATCAACCTCGGTGAAGGAAGTGAATACAGCTATGTGAAGCACCAGATTGACGGAATTGACAAAGACAACTTCGTGTACAAGTACAGCATGATTGAAGGAGATGCTATCTCAGACAAAATTGAGAAGATCTCCTATGAGACTAAGTTGGTGGCATCTTCCGATGGAGGCTccatcatcaagagcaccagCAACTACCACACCAAGGGTGACGTGGAGATCAAGGAAGAGCATGTTAAGGCTGGCAAAGAAAGGGCCGCCGGTTTGTTCAAGATTATTGAGAGCCACCTTCTAGCGAACCCTGATGTTTACAACTAA
- the LOC133708729 gene encoding probable protein phosphatase 2C 33 translates to MVGPVGEARRGGHDCVVGLDCFLDIVRALGMGSCLSITGDNAPGYGRVSSPAQSNKRRRRLTGNSSSPVSSAAASSMEMWLHRVPGRLFLNGFSDVASLFSKQGKKGVNQDAMIAWENFGSKEDTIFCGVFDGHGPSGHMVAKKVRDSLPLKVSSQWVLNTSAADTNHAGASVESKDSHGEFFATLKDSFLKAFKVMDKELKLHPRIDCYCSGTTAVTLVKQGQDLIIANIGDSRAVLGTRDEGGSLVAVQLTVDLKPNLPREAERITLCKGRVFALHNEPDVTRVWLPNSNSPGLAMARAFGDFCLKDYGLISVPDVSYRRLTEKDEFVVLATDGIWDVLSNKEVVDIVAATPRPSAARALVESANRAWRFKHPYAKVDDCAVVCLFLTSGASDNTSLSSPEEKKVNSI, encoded by the exons ATGGTAGGTCCGGTGGGGGAGGCAAGAAGGGGTGGACATGACTGTGTGGTTGGGTTGGACTGTTTTCTGGACATCGTCAGGGCTTTAGGGATGGGCTCGTGCCTCTCCATCACCGGTGACAACGCCCCCGGCTACGGCCGGGTGTCTTCCCCGGCGCAGAGCaacaagaggaggaggaggttgacCGGCAACTCGTCGTCACCGGTTTCGTCGGCGGCGGCGAGTTCCATGGAGATGTGGCTGCACAGGGTTCCGGGGAGGTTGTTCCTGAATGGCTTCTCTGATGTGGCTTCCCTGTTCAGCAAGCAAGGCAAGAAAGGTGTCAATCAGGACGCTATGATTGCTTGGGAG AATTTCGGCTCCAAGGAAGATACAATATTCTGTGGTGTTTTTGATGGGCATGGTCCTAGTGGCCATATGGTGGCGAAGAAGGTGAGGGATTCTCTACCTTTGAAGGTCAGCTCACAATGGGTGTTGAACACCAGCGCCGCCGATACTAACCACGCCGGTGCATCTGTGGAGAGCAAGGACAGCCATGGTGAATTTTTCGCCACATTGAAAGATTCGTTTTTGAAGGCTTTTAAGGTCATGGACAAGGAGCTTAAGTTGCATCCTCGTATTGATTGCTATTGCAGTGGGACAACTGCAGTTACGTTGGTCAAGCAG GGTCAGGATCTTATTATTGCAAATATTGGGGACTCTAGAGCTGTGCTAGGCACAAGAGATGAAGGGGGTTCTCTCGTTGCAGTTCAGTTGACTGTAGACTTAAAACCAAATCTTCCAA GGGAAGCCGAGAGGATTACGTTATGTAAAGGTCGAGTATTTGCTCTCCACAACGAGCCTGATGTCACTCGAGTTTGGTTGCCCAACAGTAATTCACCTGGGCTTGCTATGGCCCGGGCTTTTGGAGATTTCTGCCTAAAGGATTATGGTTTAATCTCTGTCCCTGATGTTTCTTATCGTCGCCTTACTGAGAAGGATGAATTTGTAGTACTGGCTACAGATGGG ATCTGGGATGTTCTCTCAAACAAAGAAGTTGTGGATATAGTGGCAGCAACCCCACGACCCTCTGCTGCTCGAGCCCTGGTGGAGTCAGCCAATCGAGCTTGGAGATTTAAACACCCATATGCCAAGGTTGATGATTGTGCCGTTGTTTGCCTCTTCCTCACTTCCGGTGCTTCAGACAATACTTCCCTTTCCTCACCAGAGGAGAAGAAAGTGAACTCAATATAA